In the genome of Arthrobacter alpinus, the window GACCGGCACCGGTCGAATGGGAAGCACGTTGGGTGCCATGGCCCGACTTTCGGCTGCCAAGGGACCACGGCGATGCACGGGACGCGCTGCGTGAAGCATGGCTTCGCTCTGAGAAAGAGCGAGTCGAGATCGCTTGCGATGGCGGTCGCGGGCGCACGGGCACCGCACTGGCGTGTATTGCCGTCCTCGACGGCGTACCTGCTGACAAGGCAGTGAAGTTCGTTCGCGAGCATTACAACCCGCGCGCGGTCGAGACGCCATGGCAGCGCCGGTACATCGCGCACTTCACCGCGGACTGACCCACCCAC includes:
- a CDS encoding protein-tyrosine phosphatase family protein, producing the protein MRSTWDVDETGVMCLPSGRLLRGRGLHKPLASGATPDFALYLLGQRPAPVEWEARWVPWPDFRLPRDHGDARDALREAWLRSEKERVEIACDGGRGRTGTALACIAVLDGVPADKAVKFVREHYNPRAVETPWQRRYIAHFTAD